Proteins encoded within one genomic window of Bdellovibrio bacteriovorus:
- the recF gene encoding DNA replication/repair protein RecF (All proteins in this family for which functions are known are DNA-binding proteins that assist the filamentation of RecA onto DNA for the initiation of recombination or recombinational repair.) → MIFEKLRLVNFRNYRDVVVPFSPRVNVFVGENGQGKTNLLEAMYLISQGDSFRYSDNRTLINSNNQEALIQALITQNDLHYKLKLGLSKSRKVLTLNDKKVSSTDVRKIFASVVFSPESLASIKEGADHRRELVDELLITFERKNADLIAEYRKALKTRNKILKNYLEGLNDKTVTVNLLDALNPQFLRLAADLSYARITALAGLSKDFNNAMQYISKNDAVDISVEYVISDQNAVGFSREQVQFALQKRMNELHDAELSSGTSLVGPHKHDIVFLYGQKDSRFYCSQGQQRAIILSFKMAQIVYHRKAHGTYPVLMLDDVLSELDKAKRDALITFLHEINTQIFVTTTDFTLPESFSLDQLSVLRIKDGHILDE, encoded by the coding sequence ATGATTTTTGAAAAGCTACGTCTTGTTAATTTTCGTAATTATCGGGACGTAGTGGTTCCATTCTCTCCGCGTGTGAATGTGTTCGTCGGTGAAAATGGTCAGGGTAAAACAAATCTTCTTGAGGCGATGTATCTAATTTCTCAAGGAGACTCCTTCCGCTACAGTGACAATCGCACTTTGATCAACTCGAATAACCAAGAGGCATTGATTCAAGCGCTGATTACTCAAAATGATCTTCACTACAAACTCAAACTTGGATTAAGCAAAAGTCGCAAAGTTTTAACTTTGAATGACAAGAAGGTTTCTTCAACCGATGTTCGCAAAATTTTTGCTAGTGTCGTGTTCAGTCCTGAAAGTTTAGCATCGATCAAAGAAGGTGCGGATCATCGCCGCGAACTTGTGGATGAGTTGCTCATCACCTTTGAACGAAAAAATGCGGATTTGATCGCGGAATATCGCAAAGCTTTGAAAACGCGCAATAAGATCCTTAAAAACTATTTGGAGGGTTTGAACGACAAAACGGTCACGGTGAACCTTTTGGACGCTCTAAACCCCCAATTCTTGCGTTTAGCGGCCGATTTAAGCTACGCCCGGATCACGGCACTGGCTGGTCTTTCCAAAGACTTTAATAATGCCATGCAGTACATTTCGAAGAATGACGCTGTGGATATCTCGGTGGAATACGTGATTTCGGATCAAAATGCGGTGGGTTTTTCCCGAGAACAAGTCCAATTTGCTCTGCAAAAAAGGATGAATGAACTGCATGATGCGGAGCTCTCATCTGGAACCAGTCTGGTAGGCCCTCACAAGCACGATATTGTGTTCCTATATGGGCAAAAAGACTCAAGATTTTATTGTAGCCAAGGGCAGCAAAGAGCCATCATATTGTCTTTCAAAATGGCCCAAATTGTGTATCATAGGAAGGCTCACGGAACCTATCCGGTTTTGATGTTAGACGATGTTTTATCTGAACTCGATAAAGCCAAAAGAGATGCACTGATTACGTTCTTACACGAGATCAATACGCAGATTTTTGTGACGACGACAGATTTCACATTGCCTGAATCTTTCAGCCTCGATCAGCTTTCCGTTTTGCGCATCAAGGATGGTCACATCCTCGATGAATAA
- the gyrB gene encoding DNA topoisomerase (ATP-hydrolyzing) subunit B, translating into MSVEEQKTYSADSIQVLEGLEAVRKRPGMYIGDTGFKGYHHLVYEIVDNSVDEHLAGHCKHIYVTINADESVSVEDDGRGIPVGAHKNGKSALEIVMTVLHAGGKFDGGGYKVSGGLHGVGASVVNALSDRVSVEVHREGFVWRQNYERGRIVAPVAQGEASAKTGTTVTFKPDRQIFKDETVIYDFATLANRFRELAFLNAGLHISLKDERSGKKQDFQYANGVAEFVQYMNQSKKSLHNEVVYFRGEKDNVDVEIALQWNDSYSESIFTYCNNINTHEGGTHLVGFRAALTRTTNAYATEKNLLKDLKANLEGEDIREGLAAVISVKVREPQFEGQTKTKLGNTEVKGIVEALVNEKLADWMDRNPSVAKNIISKCVESARAREAARKARDLTRRKTALDGGSLPGKMADCQERDPALCELYLVEGDSAGGSAKQGRDRRTQAILPLKGKILNVEKARFDKIISSEEIKVIISALGTGIGKDNVNVDKIRYHKIIIMTDADVDGSHIMTLLLTFFYRQMPEVLERGYVYIAQPPLYRAKKGKEETYLKNEAALTEFLLSSGLNAFKIKGKESLKEADLRQLILNIQRFNDLLRVSSKKYDRDVLYFLLSKIGDFEKTFADAGKIQTSLNDLGDWIKGNQKLGITEYKGEVKTDEATGKPYADIYTVRYADRMTTKFSLESLRSSEIIELRKIWNDIQGVSTLPMTILEGETEIEFDNYNEFYTHVMESTKKGMYIQRYKGLGEMNPEQLWETTLNKENRTLLQVNIDDAVAADETFSILMGEMVEPRRQFIHDNALLARSLDV; encoded by the coding sequence GTGTCAGTCGAAGAACAAAAAACATATTCCGCCGACTCGATTCAGGTTCTTGAAGGACTTGAAGCGGTTCGTAAACGTCCAGGGATGTATATCGGTGATACCGGTTTCAAAGGTTATCACCATCTTGTGTATGAGATTGTGGATAACTCGGTAGACGAACATCTTGCAGGTCATTGCAAACACATTTACGTCACGATCAATGCCGATGAATCAGTTTCAGTGGAAGATGATGGCCGCGGTATTCCTGTGGGCGCTCATAAAAATGGAAAATCTGCTCTTGAAATCGTTATGACCGTACTTCACGCCGGCGGTAAATTCGACGGTGGTGGTTACAAAGTATCCGGTGGTCTACATGGTGTGGGTGCTTCCGTCGTAAATGCGCTTTCTGATCGTGTTTCTGTTGAAGTTCATCGTGAAGGTTTCGTATGGAGACAAAACTACGAGCGCGGCCGTATTGTGGCGCCGGTTGCTCAAGGTGAAGCTTCCGCTAAAACTGGAACGACAGTGACGTTCAAACCAGATCGTCAAATCTTCAAAGACGAAACAGTCATCTACGATTTCGCAACCCTTGCGAATCGTTTTCGTGAACTTGCGTTCCTAAATGCAGGTCTTCATATTTCTTTGAAAGATGAGCGTTCAGGTAAAAAACAAGATTTCCAATACGCTAATGGCGTGGCTGAATTCGTTCAGTACATGAATCAATCTAAGAAATCTCTTCACAATGAAGTTGTTTATTTCCGAGGTGAAAAAGACAACGTCGATGTTGAAATCGCTTTGCAGTGGAATGACTCTTATTCGGAATCCATTTTCACATACTGTAACAACATCAACACTCACGAAGGTGGTACTCACCTTGTGGGTTTCCGTGCGGCCTTAACTCGTACAACGAATGCTTACGCGACTGAAAAAAATCTTTTGAAAGATTTGAAAGCAAACCTTGAGGGTGAAGACATTCGTGAAGGTTTGGCAGCGGTTATCTCGGTGAAAGTTCGTGAACCTCAATTCGAAGGGCAAACGAAAACCAAACTGGGTAACACGGAAGTCAAAGGTATCGTTGAAGCTCTGGTAAATGAAAAATTAGCCGACTGGATGGATCGCAATCCTTCGGTTGCTAAAAATATTATTTCTAAGTGTGTGGAGTCAGCGCGTGCCCGTGAAGCCGCTCGTAAAGCTCGTGATTTAACTCGTCGTAAGACGGCGTTGGATGGTGGATCTTTGCCAGGTAAAATGGCGGACTGCCAAGAACGTGATCCTGCACTTTGCGAACTTTACCTGGTGGAGGGAGACTCTGCCGGTGGATCCGCGAAACAAGGACGTGACCGTCGTACGCAAGCGATTTTGCCTTTGAAAGGTAAAATCTTGAACGTGGAAAAAGCGCGTTTTGATAAAATTATTTCTTCTGAAGAGATCAAAGTTATCATCTCGGCTTTAGGAACGGGTATCGGCAAAGACAACGTGAACGTGGATAAAATCCGCTATCACAAAATCATCATCATGACCGATGCCGACGTCGATGGATCGCATATCATGACTCTGCTTTTGACATTCTTCTATCGTCAAATGCCAGAAGTTCTTGAGCGCGGTTATGTTTACATTGCTCAGCCACCTCTTTACCGTGCGAAAAAAGGTAAAGAAGAAACTTATCTGAAAAACGAAGCGGCATTGACTGAGTTCCTTTTGAGTTCTGGTCTTAATGCTTTCAAAATCAAAGGGAAAGAGAGCTTGAAAGAAGCAGATCTTCGCCAACTGATTTTGAACATCCAAAGATTCAACGATCTTTTACGTGTGTCTTCGAAAAAATACGACAGAGACGTTTTGTATTTCTTGTTAAGCAAAATTGGTGATTTCGAAAAGACTTTTGCAGATGCTGGAAAAATCCAAACATCTTTGAATGATCTAGGCGACTGGATTAAAGGAAATCAAAAGCTGGGTATCACTGAATACAAAGGCGAAGTTAAAACAGATGAAGCTACAGGAAAACCTTATGCTGACATCTACACTGTTCGTTACGCAGATCGCATGACGACGAAATTCAGTCTTGAAAGCTTGCGTTCTTCGGAAATCATCGAGCTTCGTAAAATCTGGAATGACATCCAAGGTGTCAGCACTCTTCCAATGACAATCCTGGAAGGTGAAACAGAAATCGAATTCGATAACTACAACGAATTCTACACTCACGTGATGGAATCTACGAAAAAAGGAATGTACATCCAACGTTACAAAGGATTGGGCGAGATGAATCCTGAGCAGTTGTGGGAAACTACGCTGAATAAGGAAAACCGCACTCTTCTTCAAGTAAATATCGATGATGCTGTTGCAGCGGATGAGACATTCTCAATCTTGATGGGTGAAATGGTTGAACCGCGTCGTCAGTTCATCCATGACAATGCCCTTCTTGCTCGTAGTTTGGACGTTTAA
- the gyrA gene encoding DNA gyrase subunit A → MENNNEEKGVTRVDVSKEMRDAYLQYSMSVIVGRALPDVRDGLKPVHRRVLFAQSEMNNRPGRPYLKSARVVGDVIGKYHPHGDSAVYETMVRMAQDFSLRYPLEDGQGNFGSIDGDSAAAMRYTEIRMTHLAEELLQDIDKETIPFGPNYDDSLQIPLVLPAKFPNLLVNGSSGIAVGMATNIPPHNLGEVIDGCIELINKPECTLEDLMVHIKGPDFPSYGVIAGREGILQAYKKGRGIITLKAVAEIVPGKDREEIIVTEIPYQVNKAKLIESIADLVRDKQIEGISDIRDESSREGMRIVIQLKRGENASVILNRLYKYTQMQISLGIIMLALDAKNQPVTFDLKGMLEAFVDHRRDVVTKRCIFELKKAQERAHILEGLKKALDHIEEVIKTIRASKEATTAREALMSKFEFSERQAVAILEMRLQRLTGLERDKIIQELAELMKQIDWLKFVLADVREIYKIIVGELEDIKKRYADPRRTQIQGNLDDIEDEDLIADEDMVVTVTNTGLIKRMPTAEYRVQKRGGKGLKGMETKEEDYVTDLFSASTKTMLLVFTDKGKVYWCKVHKLPLGSRTSKGKSLANVVQLASGESVRAILPVDEFSENKYVVMLTEKGVIKKTSLDSFANPRAAGIIALTTDLEDGVIDVKISDGQSDIFIATKEGMSIRFNEADVREMGRTARGVKAITLAKDDIVVAMEVLEKNTKDTILMVTSKGYGKRSETGEYRIQSRGGVGIITQKTTEKVGVVIGTKKVSEKMELILSTDKGQVIRMKVTDISVLGRNTQGVRLINIDEKEETVTGVAVVEEDDATEESTPAPAGVTH, encoded by the coding sequence ATGGAAAATAATAATGAAGAAAAAGGCGTAACCCGCGTCGATGTCAGTAAGGAAATGCGTGATGCCTACCTTCAGTACTCGATGTCCGTTATCGTGGGTCGTGCCCTACCCGATGTTCGTGACGGTCTAAAACCTGTTCATCGCCGTGTCTTGTTTGCACAAAGTGAAATGAACAACCGACCTGGCAGACCTTACTTGAAGTCTGCTCGTGTGGTCGGAGACGTAATCGGTAAATACCATCCTCACGGTGACTCTGCGGTTTACGAAACTATGGTTCGTATGGCCCAGGATTTCTCTTTGAGATATCCACTTGAGGATGGACAAGGAAACTTCGGTTCTATCGACGGTGATAGCGCGGCAGCTATGCGTTACACTGAGATCCGTATGACTCACCTTGCGGAAGAACTTCTGCAAGATATCGATAAAGAAACTATTCCATTCGGACCGAACTACGACGACTCTTTGCAGATTCCTCTAGTTCTTCCTGCGAAGTTCCCAAATCTTTTGGTGAACGGTTCTTCCGGTATCGCCGTTGGTATGGCGACAAATATTCCTCCGCACAATTTGGGCGAAGTGATTGATGGTTGTATTGAACTTATCAATAAACCTGAATGTACTCTTGAAGACTTGATGGTTCACATTAAGGGCCCGGACTTCCCGTCTTACGGTGTGATCGCAGGTCGTGAAGGTATCTTGCAGGCCTATAAAAAAGGCCGTGGTATCATCACACTGAAAGCGGTTGCGGAAATTGTACCGGGTAAAGACCGTGAAGAGATCATCGTTACTGAGATCCCTTACCAAGTTAATAAAGCAAAATTGATCGAAAGCATTGCAGACCTTGTTCGCGACAAACAAATTGAAGGTATCTCTGATATCCGCGATGAGTCTTCTCGTGAAGGTATGCGTATCGTGATTCAATTGAAACGCGGTGAAAACGCCAGCGTGATCTTGAATCGCCTTTACAAATATACGCAAATGCAAATCAGCTTGGGTATCATCATGCTGGCTTTGGATGCGAAAAACCAACCGGTTACTTTCGATCTTAAAGGCATGCTTGAAGCTTTCGTTGATCACCGTCGTGACGTTGTTACGAAACGTTGTATCTTCGAACTTAAAAAAGCCCAAGAGCGCGCGCACATTTTGGAAGGTTTGAAAAAAGCCCTGGATCACATCGAAGAAGTGATCAAAACGATCCGCGCTTCCAAAGAAGCGACGACGGCTCGTGAAGCCTTGATGTCGAAATTTGAATTCTCAGAACGCCAAGCCGTTGCGATTCTTGAAATGCGTTTGCAACGTTTGACGGGTTTAGAACGTGATAAAATCATCCAAGAACTTGCAGAGTTGATGAAACAAATCGACTGGTTGAAGTTCGTTCTTGCTGATGTTCGCGAAATTTACAAAATTATCGTGGGCGAACTAGAAGATATTAAAAAACGTTACGCAGATCCTCGTCGTACTCAAATCCAAGGTAACCTTGATGATATTGAAGACGAAGATTTGATCGCTGATGAAGACATGGTTGTCACTGTTACCAACACAGGTCTTATCAAACGTATGCCGACAGCTGAATACCGCGTGCAAAAACGTGGTGGTAAAGGCTTAAAAGGCATGGAAACGAAAGAAGAAGACTACGTTACAGATCTATTCTCCGCTTCGACTAAGACTATGCTTCTTGTCTTCACGGACAAGGGTAAAGTTTACTGGTGTAAAGTGCATAAACTTCCTCTAGGAAGCCGCACTTCTAAGGGTAAATCTTTGGCAAACGTCGTTCAGCTAGCAAGTGGTGAAAGTGTTCGTGCGATTCTTCCGGTGGATGAATTCAGCGAAAACAAATACGTTGTTATGTTGACTGAAAAAGGTGTGATTAAGAAAACATCTTTAGATTCATTCGCGAATCCAAGAGCCGCTGGTATCATAGCTTTGACGACAGATCTTGAAGACGGCGTTATCGACGTTAAGATCTCTGACGGTCAAAGTGATATCTTCATTGCGACTAAAGAAGGTATGTCGATCCGCTTTAACGAAGCCGACGTGCGCGAAATGGGTCGTACGGCTCGTGGTGTGAAAGCTATCACTTTAGCTAAAGACGACATCGTTGTGGCGATGGAAGTTTTAGAGAAAAACACGAAAGACACTATCTTGATGGTGACATCAAAAGGTTACGGTAAACGCTCTGAAACAGGCGAATACCGCATCCAATCTCGTGGTGGTGTTGGTATTATCACTCAGAAAACGACGGAAAAAGTGGGCGTGGTTATCGGTACGAAGAAAGTTTCAGAAAAAATGGAACTTATTCTTTCCACTGATAAAGGACAAGTTATCCGCATGAAAGTGACGGACATCTCTGTTCTAGGACGCAACACTCAAGGTGTCCGTTTGATCAATATCGATGAAAAAGAAGAAACCGTGACAGGTGTTGCAGTCGTTGAAGAAGATGATGCAACTGAAGAATCAACACCGGCTCCGGCAGGAGTCACTCACTAA
- a CDS encoding tetratricopeptide repeat protein → MVRGLLIVLVLALTACSSQEEADYKQAQKEIAQEHYRIGLSYLDRVIKRNAPTKYPLEAAREAARISFFEIKDFNKAVDYHHFIVLHSTDEKERLESQKQIAAIYFNNLQNYQQSIIEYSKLQQMPHTDLEAAQYKMNIARAQYYQNNFFQAESEIDSLLKLKGDENTRFSALMLKGNILVARKDFAKAAEIFKELIQKYPEKAIQENVALTLAVCYEENLDFKSAIAVLEAHKEKYNPPEYIELRIKRMQERMKNAPGAKGFRK, encoded by the coding sequence ATGGTCAGAGGCCTTCTGATTGTCTTAGTGCTGGCCCTCACCGCCTGCTCTTCCCAAGAGGAGGCGGATTATAAGCAAGCCCAAAAAGAAATAGCTCAGGAACATTACCGTATTGGCCTGAGCTATTTAGATCGAGTCATCAAAAGAAATGCTCCGACAAAATATCCTTTAGAAGCCGCTCGCGAAGCTGCACGCATTTCGTTTTTTGAGATCAAAGATTTCAATAAAGCCGTTGATTATCATCATTTCATTGTTTTGCATTCCACCGACGAAAAAGAGCGCCTAGAATCGCAAAAGCAAATAGCGGCGATTTATTTTAATAATCTTCAGAACTATCAGCAGTCGATCATTGAATATAGTAAGCTTCAACAGATGCCTCACACGGATCTAGAGGCGGCTCAATATAAGATGAACATCGCGCGTGCTCAGTACTATCAGAATAATTTCTTTCAAGCTGAGTCCGAGATTGATTCACTCTTAAAACTTAAAGGTGATGAAAACACTCGCTTTAGTGCTTTGATGTTAAAAGGAAATATCTTGGTCGCGCGCAAAGACTTCGCAAAAGCAGCAGAGATATTTAAAGAGCTCATTCAAAAGTATCCTGAAAAGGCGATTCAAGAAAACGTCGCGCTGACTTTGGCTGTTTGTTATGAAGAAAATTTGGATTTTAAGAGTGCCATTGCCGTTCTTGAAGCCCATAAAGAAAAATACAATCCACCTGAATACATCGAACTTCGAATCAAGCGCATGCAAGAGCGCATGAAAAATGCTCCGGGAGCGAAAGGCTTTAGGAAGTAA
- a CDS encoding AtpZ/AtpI family protein: MKKYIIFASMGFELVGLILGCFYLGQFLDQKYQTKGLIFVGLTFAALIGWLWRVIWLLRKLQKEDEKNSDSDKP; the protein is encoded by the coding sequence ATGAAGAAGTATATAATTTTTGCATCCATGGGCTTTGAACTTGTCGGTTTGATCTTGGGGTGTTTTTACCTAGGGCAATTCCTCGATCAAAAGTATCAAACAAAAGGCCTTATCTTTGTGGGTTTGACCTTTGCGGCTTTGATTGGTTGGTTATGGAGAGTCATCTGGCTTCTTCGTAAGCTGCAAAAAGAGGATGAGAAGAATTCAGATTCCGACAAACCCTAG
- the atpB gene encoding F0F1 ATP synthase subunit A, producing the protein MSFNWTQLIPGVGHEYAHVATLGAATVATMAIGMAARASLGKGETAVLPASKFSLRGIMEMLTEMMDGLAEMVIGEHGKHYVPFFTSVFFFILLNNLIGMIPGMTPATENINTTFGFGVLMFLFYNFQGVKENGVFAYLKHFMGPVLFLAPLMFVIELVSHFVRPFSLGLRLANVMMGDHTVLSVFLDLVPIGVPIPFYIMGLFVCFVQAFVFTLLSMVYVAFAIAHDH; encoded by the coding sequence ATGTCATTTAACTGGACACAACTCATTCCTGGTGTTGGTCACGAGTACGCACACGTTGCAACTCTTGGTGCCGCTACAGTAGCAACAATGGCTATCGGTATGGCAGCTCGCGCTTCACTTGGTAAAGGTGAAACGGCAGTTCTTCCAGCAAGCAAATTCTCTCTTCGTGGCATCATGGAAATGTTGACCGAAATGATGGATGGACTTGCAGAGATGGTTATCGGTGAACACGGTAAACACTATGTTCCTTTCTTCACTTCTGTTTTCTTCTTTATTCTTTTGAACAACTTGATCGGGATGATTCCAGGGATGACTCCTGCAACTGAAAACATCAACACGACATTCGGTTTCGGTGTTTTGATGTTCTTGTTCTATAACTTCCAAGGTGTGAAAGAAAACGGCGTGTTCGCTTATCTTAAACACTTCATGGGTCCGGTTCTTTTCCTTGCTCCTTTGATGTTCGTGATCGAACTAGTTTCACACTTTGTTCGTCCGTTCTCTTTGGGTCTTCGTCTTGCGAACGTTATGATGGGTGACCACACAGTATTGTCTGTGTTCTTGGATCTAGTACCAATTGGTGTACCTATCCCATTCTACATCATGGGATTGTTCGTATGTTTTGTTCAGGCTTTTGTATTTACATTGCTTTCAATGGTCTACGTGGCATTCGCGATTGCACACGATCACTAG
- a CDS encoding ATP synthase F0 subunit C, with the protein MKKMIVAMVALLASVSAFAQEAAPAATEAAASVATDRGLVAIAAAIAIALSVFAGAMAQGKTASTALDGIARNPAASGKLLIPMILGLALIESLVIYALIIALRLA; encoded by the coding sequence ATGAAAAAAATGATCGTTGCTATGGTTGCTTTGTTGGCTTCTGTATCTGCATTCGCACAAGAAGCTGCTCCAGCTGCTACTGAAGCTGCTGCTTCTGTTGCTACTGACCGCGGTTTGGTTGCTATCGCAGCTGCTATCGCTATCGCATTGTCTGTATTCGCAGGTGCAATGGCTCAAGGTAAAACAGCTTCTACAGCTCTTGATGGTATCGCTCGTAACCCAGCAGCTTCTGGTAAACTATTGATCCCAATGATCTTGGGTCTAGCTCTTATCGAGTCATTGGTTATCTACGCGTTGATCATCGCATTGCGTTTGGCGTAA
- a CDS encoding phosphomannomutase/phosphoglucomutase, which translates to MFQPVIFREYDIRGVYNGQFDDNFAYLLGRAYVVYMKQNKGLTNPTVALGCDARESSPAIIKNLAKGMMDSGAKVIHLGLVTTPVCYFSTFELKGVDGAIQVTGSHNPPEYNGFKISVGKGTIFGAEIQKLREIIQKGEYIDGKGSEEHFDIKPMYYERYKKEFGTIKDTKVVLDCGNGAGGSVVRGLFNAVGLNPTILFEQPDGTFPNHHPDPTVEENLEDLKKQVAKEGAVCGIGFDGDADRIGVVDHTGRMVYGDELMVIIARSILAEQKGAKIIGDVKCSDRLYHDVSEHGGQPIMWKTGHSLVKEKIKVEKAPFGGEMSGHVFFADRNYGYDDAPYAALRLVEILAKTGKTIPQLLEGLPPAFNTPEIRIDTTEEKKVLIVEKMIEAFPNKPDADYKVDFTDGIRLSFEDGWALCRSSNTQPVVVVRYESTTQAGLDKIRSRVEAVVNKYL; encoded by the coding sequence ATGTTTCAACCGGTTATTTTTAGAGAGTACGATATCCGTGGGGTTTACAACGGACAATTCGACGATAATTTCGCATACCTCTTAGGCCGCGCTTACGTTGTTTACATGAAACAAAATAAAGGCCTTACAAATCCAACAGTGGCTTTGGGTTGTGATGCGCGTGAAAGTTCTCCAGCAATCATCAAGAATCTTGCAAAAGGTATGATGGACTCTGGCGCTAAAGTTATTCACTTGGGTCTTGTTACAACACCTGTTTGTTATTTTTCAACTTTTGAATTGAAAGGCGTTGATGGCGCGATTCAGGTTACAGGTTCGCACAATCCTCCAGAGTACAACGGCTTTAAAATTTCTGTAGGCAAAGGCACAATCTTCGGTGCGGAAATTCAAAAACTACGCGAGATTATCCAAAAAGGTGAGTACATCGATGGCAAAGGTTCTGAAGAACACTTCGACATCAAACCGATGTACTACGAGCGCTACAAAAAAGAATTCGGCACAATCAAAGACACAAAAGTCGTTCTTGATTGCGGTAACGGCGCTGGTGGATCCGTAGTTCGCGGACTATTCAATGCTGTTGGTTTAAATCCAACAATTCTATTTGAACAACCAGATGGAACATTCCCGAATCACCATCCAGATCCAACTGTAGAAGAAAATCTAGAAGATCTAAAAAAACAAGTCGCTAAAGAAGGTGCCGTTTGCGGTATCGGCTTTGATGGTGACGCCGATCGTATCGGTGTTGTCGATCACACGGGTCGCATGGTTTACGGTGACGAGTTGATGGTGATCATCGCTCGCTCTATCTTGGCTGAACAAAAAGGCGCGAAAATCATCGGTGATGTTAAATGTTCGGATCGCTTGTACCACGATGTTTCTGAACACGGCGGTCAACCGATCATGTGGAAGACAGGTCACTCTTTGGTAAAAGAAAAAATCAAAGTAGAAAAAGCTCCCTTCGGTGGAGAAATGTCAGGTCACGTCTTCTTCGCGGACCGCAACTACGGTTACGACGATGCTCCTTACGCAGCTTTGCGCTTGGTAGAGATCTTAGCAAAAACTGGAAAAACAATTCCGCAATTGCTTGAAGGTTTACCGCCAGCTTTCAACACGCCAGAAATCCGTATCGACACAACTGAAGAGAAAAAAGTTTTGATCGTAGAAAAAATGATCGAAGCCTTCCCGAACAAACCAGACGCCGACTACAAAGTGGACTTCACTGATGGCATCCGTTTATCTTTCGAAGACGGTTGGGCTCTATGCCGCTCATCAAACACACAACCGGTTGTTGTCGTACGCTACGAATCCACAACTCAAGCCGGCCTCGACAAAATCCGCAGCCGCGTAGAAGCCGTAGTAAACAAGTACCTCTAA